From a region of the Mobula hypostoma chromosome 6, sMobHyp1.1, whole genome shotgun sequence genome:
- the LOC134348451 gene encoding gamma-crystallin S-1-like, with amino-acid sequence MMGRIIFYEDRNFQGRHYECSSDCADLSPYFSRCNSIRVDGDWWVLYERPNYMGYQYVLSRGEYPDYQRWMGFNDTIRSCRTYPYYRGGNYRIRIYERPDFRGQMMEFMDDCPSVYDRFRYRDIHSCQVMDGYWIFYEHPNYRGRQYFLRPGEHRRYSDWGGYNSMIGSFRRMRDF; translated from the exons atgatggggagg ATCATCTTCTACGAGGACAGGAACTTCCAGGGTCGGCACTATGAGTGCAGCTCCGACTGTGCCGACCTCTCCCCTTACTTCAGCCGCTGTAACTCCATCCGTGTTGACGGTGACTGGTGGGTGTTGTACGAGAGACCCAACTACATGGGATACCAGTATGTCCTGAGCaggggagagtatcctgactaccAGCGCTGGATGGGATTCAATGACACAATCAGGTCCTGTCGCACCTACCCTTAT TACCGAGGTGGAAACTACAGGATAAGGATTTACGAGAGGCCTGACTTCAGAGGgcagatgatggaattcatggatGACTGTCCCTCTGTCTACGATCGTTTCCGTTACCGTGACATCCACTCCTGTCAGGTGATGGATGGTTACTGGATCTTCTATGAACATCCCAACTACAGAGGCCGACAGTACTTCCTGAGACCCGGGGAACACAGGAGATACAGTGACTGGGGTGGCTACAACTCCATGATCGGGTCCTTCAGGCGTATGAGGGACTTCTAA
- the LOC134348448 gene encoding gamma-crystallin S-1 isoform X1, producing MGKIIFYEDRNFQGRHYECSTDCADLSPYFSRCNSIRVDSDWWVLYERPNYMGYQYVLSRGEYPDYQRWMGFNDCIKSCRSYPPYRGGTYRMRIYERPDFGGQMMEFMDDCPSVYDRFRYRDIHSCQVMDGYWIFYEHPNYRGRQYFLRPGEYRRYSDWGGYNSMIGSFRRMRDF from the exons ATGGGAAAG ATCATCTTCTACGAGGACAGGAACTTCCAGGGTCGGCACTATGAGTGCAGCACCGACTGTGCCGACCTCTCCCCTTACTTCAGCCGCTGTAACTCCATCCGTGTTGACAGTGACTGGTGGGTGTTGTACGAGAGACCCAACTACATGGGATACCAGTATGTCCTGAGCaggggagagtatcctgactaccAGCGCTGGATGGGATTTAATGACTGTATCAAGTCCTGTCGCAGTTACCCACCC TACCGAGGAGGCACCTACAGGATGAGGATTTACGAGAGGCCTGACTTCGGAGGgcagatgatggaattcatggatGACTGTCCCTCTGTCTACGATCGTTTCCGTTACCGTGACATCCACTCCTGTCAGGTGATGGATGGCTATTGGATCTTCTATGAACATCCCAACTACAGAGGCCGACAGTACTTCCTGAGACCCGGGGAATACAGGAGATACAGTGACTGGGGTGGCTACAACTCAATGATCGGCTCCTTCAGACGCATGAGGGACTTCTAG
- the LOC134348448 gene encoding gamma-crystallin S-1 isoform X3 — MGKIIFYEDRNFQGRHYECSTDCADLSPYFSRCNSIRVDSDWWVLYERPNYMGYQYVLSRGEYPDYQRWMGFNDCIKSCRSYPPVSTYRMRIYERPDFGGQMMEFMDDCPSVYDRFRYRDIHSCQVMDGYWIFYEHPNYRGRQYFLRPGEYRRYSDWGGYNSMIGSFRRMRDF, encoded by the exons ATGGGAAAG ATCATCTTCTACGAGGACAGGAACTTCCAGGGTCGGCACTATGAGTGCAGCACCGACTGTGCCGACCTCTCCCCTTACTTCAGCCGCTGTAACTCCATCCGTGTTGACAGTGACTGGTGGGTGTTGTACGAGAGACCCAACTACATGGGATACCAGTATGTCCTGAGCaggggagagtatcctgactaccAGCGCTGGATGGGATTTAATGACTGTATCAAGTCCTGTCGCAGTTACCCACCCGTAA GCACCTACAGGATGAGGATTTACGAGAGGCCTGACTTCGGAGGgcagatgatggaattcatggatGACTGTCCCTCTGTCTACGATCGTTTCCGTTACCGTGACATCCACTCCTGTCAGGTGATGGATGGCTATTGGATCTTCTATGAACATCCCAACTACAGAGGCCGACAGTACTTCCTGAGACCCGGGGAATACAGGAGATACAGTGACTGGGGTGGCTACAACTCAATGATCGGCTCCTTCAGACGCATGAGGGACTTCTAG
- the LOC134348448 gene encoding gamma-crystallin S-1 isoform X4: MDLAKIIFYEDRNFQGRHYECSTDCADLSPYFSRCNSIRVDSDWWVLYERPNYMGYQYVLSRGEYPDYQRWMGFNDCIKSCRSYPPVRGTYRMRIYERPDFGGQMMEFMDDCPSVYDRFRYRDIHSCQVMDGYWIFYEHPNYRGRQYFLRPGEYRRYSDWGGYNSMIGSFRRMRDF, from the exons ATCATCTTCTACGAGGACAGGAACTTCCAGGGTCGGCACTATGAGTGCAGCACCGACTGTGCCGACCTCTCCCCTTACTTCAGCCGCTGTAACTCCATCCGTGTTGACAGTGACTGGTGGGTGTTGTACGAGAGACCCAACTACATGGGATACCAGTATGTCCTGAGCaggggagagtatcctgactaccAGCGCTGGATGGGATTTAATGACTGTATCAAGTCCTGTCGCAGTTACCCACCCGTAA GAGGCACCTACAGGATGAGGATTTACGAGAGGCCTGACTTCGGAGGgcagatgatggaattcatggatGACTGTCCCTCTGTCTACGATCGTTTCCGTTACCGTGACATCCACTCCTGTCAGGTGATGGATGGCTATTGGATCTTCTATGAACATCCCAACTACAGAGGCCGACAGTACTTCCTGAGACCCGGGGAATACAGGAGATACAGTGACTGGGGTGGCTACAACTCAATGATCGGCTCCTTCAGACGCATGAGGGACTTCTAG
- the LOC134348448 gene encoding gamma-crystallin S-1 isoform X2 — MGKIIFYEDRNFQGRHYECSTDCADLSPYFSRCNSIRVDSDWWVLYERPNYMGYQYVLSRGEYPDYQRWMGFNDCIKSCRSYPPVRGTYRMRIYERPDFGGQMMEFMDDCPSVYDRFRYRDIHSCQVMDGYWIFYEHPNYRGRQYFLRPGEYRRYSDWGGYNSMIGSFRRMRDF; from the exons ATGGGAAAG ATCATCTTCTACGAGGACAGGAACTTCCAGGGTCGGCACTATGAGTGCAGCACCGACTGTGCCGACCTCTCCCCTTACTTCAGCCGCTGTAACTCCATCCGTGTTGACAGTGACTGGTGGGTGTTGTACGAGAGACCCAACTACATGGGATACCAGTATGTCCTGAGCaggggagagtatcctgactaccAGCGCTGGATGGGATTTAATGACTGTATCAAGTCCTGTCGCAGTTACCCACCCGTAA GAGGCACCTACAGGATGAGGATTTACGAGAGGCCTGACTTCGGAGGgcagatgatggaattcatggatGACTGTCCCTCTGTCTACGATCGTTTCCGTTACCGTGACATCCACTCCTGTCAGGTGATGGATGGCTATTGGATCTTCTATGAACATCCCAACTACAGAGGCCGACAGTACTTCCTGAGACCCGGGGAATACAGGAGATACAGTGACTGGGGTGGCTACAACTCAATGATCGGCTCCTTCAGACGCATGAGGGACTTCTAG